GGGGTCGGGCTGGCCGTGGATGGCCTGCATCGGCGGGATGGCGCCGAGGAACGCCGCGTCCATCGCCTTGGTGAGGGCGAGGGACTTGGCCTCCTGCTTGTCGTACTGCGACTGCCACGCGCTGCGCTCGTTGTCGCGCGCCTGGGAGGCGTCGGCCTGGGCCTGGAGCTCCTCCTTGCTCGGCGGCATGCCCGTGGTGCTGGCGGGCGGCTGGTAGGCCGCCGGCTTGGTGCCGAGGTCGGCCATCGCGTCACGCGAGTCGCGGGTGTCCGAGATCTGGTCGCCGACCTGGCGCAGCGCCTCGCCGGCGACGCGCAGCTGGTCGGCCTTCGTCGTCATCGACGCCGACGACTTCTCCATGCTCGCGCGCAGGGCGGGGCCGGTCAGGGTCTGCTCGCCGATGCGCAGCTCGGCCTGCTCGGCCGCGCGGTTGAGCGCCTCGGCGAGGACCTGGAGGTCGTCGGCCTTCTTCTTCCAGTCCTGGCCGGCGTTCTTGACGGCGCCCTCGGCGGCCGAGTCGAGGTACTGGTCGAGGTTCAGGCGGTGGGGTCCCTTGGTCATGGCTCAGCCCTCGTCCGTGGTCGGCAGCGTGCACGTGTCGCCGGCGGCGAACGACGGCGAGGCGACGCAGTCGGTGGAGGTCTGGAGGCGCGCCATCGTCGCCTGCGTCTGCTCGGTGGTGCGCTCGAGGTCGTTGCTGAACTCCTCGACCGAGCCGCTCATCCCGCGCAGCCCGGCCGCCATGTTGAGCAGCTCCTCGCGGATCCGGACGTGGGCCATGTTGACGTTGGTGGCGAGGCGGTAGCCGCCGGTGTAGGAGTCACCGAACGCGGTGTCCTGCACGGGCGTGACCTCGTCCTTCTCCATGCCGAGGGCGGCGAGGTCGAAGGACTCCATCAGGGACTGCGTGGTGTAGGGATCGATGTTGAGCCCCACCATCGTCTGGGTGAGCAGTTCCCTGTCTTCGAGCGGCAGCATGGTCTGTCCTTTCCCCCGGGTGACATGGCCGAAACCCACTTTATGCGGGTGATCTCGGCGGCGCAGCATCTCGGTCCCGTCGCCCACCCGGGCCCCGGTATGGTCGCGCCATGCTCGCTCGGGGAACCCGTCTTCGTCCGCTCGTCGCTGCCGGGCTCGCGGTGGCCGTCCTGGCCAGCGGGTGCGGGTCGTCCGGTGACGGCGCCGACGACCCTGCCGACGCGGCGTCGGGTGCGGCCTCGGGGTCTCCCTCGCCGTCGCCGTCGGAGTCGGAGTCACCGGAGCCGATCGAGGGCCTGCCGACGTCCTACCCGCCGGCGGACGGCCCGCGGATCAAGGTGCCGGGCGCCAGCATCCACGCGCTGTCGACCTACCGGCACGTCACCGACTACGGCGTGCTGCAGGGGTGGGGCGACGGGCAGAGCTCGGTCACCTTCCTGCCCGACGTCAACGTCGCGACGTCGCTGGAGGCGTTCGAGCGCGACTGGGTGCAGGACAGCGGCGGCCCGAAGAAGCAGGTCGCGCAGGAGGAGGCCGTCGCGGGCGGCAAGTACCGCGCGTGGCACCGGCTCGACACCACCAGCGACCCGGTCCAGGAGATCCACACCTACGGGATCCTCTTCCTGGACTCGGCATGGTTGATCAGGATCACCTTCGAGAAGCGGGGGTTCCCGGAACCGCTCGACGAGGAGGGGCAGCAGGAGGTCATCGGTCGGCTGCTGGCCAGCTTCAAGACCGACCTGGACTGACCGGCCCCAGCGTCCGGCCCCAGCGTCCGGCCTCAGCGTGCGCGGCCCGGGGTCAGTCGCAGGCCCACGGTGCCGAGGTCGACGGTGACCGGACCCGCCGCCCGCTCGACGCTGCCGTCGACGCCGAGGCGCACGACCCACTGCTGGTCGCCGTCGGAGTAGGTCGCCAGCAGGTGCTCGTCGTCCTCCCAGACCACCTGCGTGGCGATCCCGACGACGCGGTCGCGGACCGGGGTGACCTCGAAGTCGACGACCGGGCGACCGGTCGTGGCGTCCAGGACCGACACCCCCGACTCGTCGCCGCCTGCGCCCGGGTCGCTGGCGCCGAACGCGACGAGGAGGCTGCCGTCGGGGCTGAACTGGCCCAGCTCGCGGTCGCAGTCGGTCCACAGCGGGTCGGCGGAGCGCGAGCGCCCGTCGAAGGTGGCGGCGCAGGACCGTCCGTCGTCGACGGCGGTGCTGCCGGCGACCATCCCGGTGGCGGGGGAGGCGCTCTGCGCGCCCTCGAGGCCGTCGTACGGGGTGAGCTGCTCGCCGTTGGCGACGAGGTAGGAGATCGTGCCGGTCGCCTGGTCGAGCCGGTAGGTCAGCACCTCGTCGTCGGAGAGGAAGCCGACCGTGCCGACCTCCGAGCCGTCGGGGCCCTGGGTGACCGCAGCCCACGGACGCTCCGGCTCCTGGCGTGCCGTGTCGTAGTTCATGACGAACCAGGTGTCGACCCCGTCGAACGACGCCACGGCGTAGCGCGACCCGTCGGGGGAGACGGTGAACAGGCTGTTGCCCTGCGTGCTGTCCTCGACCTCGAGGTCCGCGGTCAGCCGGTCGAGCGTCCAGCGACCGTCCCCGTCCTGCCGCGCGGCGAGCCAGCCGTCGCCGTACGGCGTGGCCTGCTCGTAGGCCTCCGGCAGCGCGACGACCTCGTCGCCCAGGGTGACGGTCCGCGCGGTCACGTCGGTCAGCGGAGTGCCCGGGCCGGCACCGACGGTCGCGCTGCGCGGGTCGACCCGCACCGTGCCGACGACGCCGGGCGTACGGTCCACCGGCGGCTGCTCGGTGCGACGGACCGGTCCGTCGAGCGCGAGCCCGACCGGGACGGCGACGGCCAGCGCGGCCGCGACGGCCACCCCGGCGGTGACGCGGCGGCGGACCTGGATGCGGCGGGCGCGGCGGCGCACGCCGTCGAGCGTGAGGGCGCGGGGTGCAGCGGCTCGACCCGGCGGGCGAGCGCGTCGTGGACCTGGTCCTCGAGGGGCGAGTGGTTCATCGGACGTCGTCTCCGGACTCGTGGGGGTTGAGTGACTGGGGCGCGCGTGCGCGCAGCGCGGCCAGCGCCCGGCTGGCCTGCGACTTGACCGTCCCCGTCGAGATGCCGAGCACGTCGGCGATCTCGGCCTCGCTCAGCTGCTCGTAGTAGCGCAGCACCACCACGGACCGCTGCTTCGGCGGCAGCGTCTGGACGAACGACCACAGCTCGCCGCCGAGGCCGTCGTCGTAGCTGTCGCTGGCCCCGGCCTCCGGCAGCCGCTCGGTCGAGTGCTCGCGGCGCTTCCAGGCCCGGCGCCACAGCGAGTTGTGGTCGTTGACCATCACCCGGCGGACCCAGCCGTCGAGGGCGCCGTGGTCGCGGATGCGGTCCCACGAGAGGTAGAGCTTCGCGAAGGCGTTCTGCAGCAGGTCCTCGGCGCCGGCGTGGTCGCCGGCGAGGAGGTAGGCGGTGCGGTAGAGCGCCGCCTGGCGGGCAGCCATGTAGGCCGAGAAGTCGGCGTCCCTGCCCGACCCCCGTGGCACCTCCGCCTCGGTCCTCGTCGTCACTGCTCCGTCCATCCTCACGGACCCTTCGATCATCCTCGTGGTGCCCCGCTCCGCGCTGCTGCCGGTGGTTCGCGCGTGTCGCGCGGCGGGTTCGTCGCGATGAGGACGCGGACGGCGCCGGGACGGTTGCATCCGGGAGCGGACCCGGTGTTGCGGGGCTTGGACCGCGTTGCGAGGCTCTGCGGTGACACCCCCTCGTGCAAGGAGGCACACAGATGCAGCAGGTCAAGGCAGTGGTCGCGCTGGCCAAGGGCGAGCCGGTCCAGCTCACCACGATCAACGTCCCCGACCCGGGCCCGGGGGAGGCCGTGGTGAAGGTGCAGGCCTGCGGGGTCTGCCACACCGACCTGCACTACCGAGAGGGCGGCATCAACGACGACTTCCCGTTCCTCCTGGGCCACGAGGCGGCCGGCGTCGTCGAGGCCGTGGGCCCCGACGTGACGTCCGTGGCCCCCGGCGACTTCGTGGTCCTCAACTGGCGCGCCGTGTGCGGCGACTG
Above is a genomic segment from Nocardioides okcheonensis containing:
- a CDS encoding SigE family RNA polymerase sigma factor, which gives rise to MTTRTEAEVPRGSGRDADFSAYMAARQAALYRTAYLLAGDHAGAEDLLQNAFAKLYLSWDRIRDHGALDGWVRRVMVNDHNSLWRRAWKRREHSTERLPEAGASDSYDDGLGGELWSFVQTLPPKQRSVVVLRYYEQLSEAEIADVLGISTGTVKSQASRALAALRARAPQSLNPHESGDDVR